The DNA window CAGCTCTATCTTTTACCCTAGTGCTGCAGGATTTTGCCAACATTTAtactatttttattcaaaaaaagtaTCACGTGAACACTATGTATATGGACTTCTAAATTTGGTAATTGTTACGAATCACACTCGGCCTGGCGTTGGGTACAAGATAATAACTGCTTGATCTCCCACAAGCAtggtcctgccggagtgtttgcCTCGCCCGATACCGGGATAGCCTGTCCTAGTGAGGCTGCCTCTTGTGAATCAGAACCGCTGAACAATCCGATGAGGGTATGTCCAACGGTATTACCGACGGAGCCGATCGCTACACTACCAACAATAGCTGCAATTTGAGCAATTAATCCAAGTGCCTGGTTGGAAGCTACCATTGGTGCAGCGACAGCCGAGTGTGacgcaggctggaccatcggcTAACTCGATTCCGGCGAGGTGGAGCGGACCTATGAAGCGATGTATATAATTTCAAGGACATCTGCAACACAATTACCAgagatcatcaaaatgtttcgtGGCTAATGTtgtaattcagcaaaaaaaacaaaacaagttaaattgatcgcaacaaataaaatcgctttcttcaacgaatcgtGGACAAGAAAAATCCAAATGCCAAATTTGACGGAACATTGTCTAATGacgtcaaataaaaatgaaagcttagcgagcttgttaatacaagatattcgcatttaaaagtgaaccaaatcaagtttctcatactgcggtcaaaaaaaaaaaaattccaaatctatgtaaacaagctctgcgatatgtcaaaaaagtgaggttaaacattttcatccaATGTTCTACAGCGTGAGgttcattttagtttgtttacattgctaatgaattttgtactgcgattcaccacttcatttaccgCGTTGCCATGAACTcaagtgaaaatattcaaagcagTGCTTCCCAAACGCACGTTttaagtcccaccattcttgctgaggtgaaaaaatattcaacattcttgcatatttcaaattttaaaaaatcattaaaaaatcaagatagctcctaaaaatctcatttttacgaaaatgttcttataaatgtgtaatctttcggttaaaaataagaaaaacaggtgttaggtcggacgagaaaggtctatttcaattttgctggagaatgaaccaaaccgtgaggaggataaagttaaaattaagtgctagaaaagatattcgaaacaagccatgtctcaactggtttcgagaagcctggattttacggaattgaatggaaatttggataacaaggcagctgttctaactaatgtgttaaaagagtgtacaaatagtttagtttctcaaaagtatgttaatttaaataactcgaacagctggtactctttagatcttttgcgcctggaacgtaaaagggataaaaagtgcaagaaattttgcagaactaatagtgaacgtctttggaatgggtacacacacgcgcgaaatatttattcacgagctttgaaaaagaccaaatgtgagtacattcaaaggaagatcgatcaacatcaaaacaacagcaaagagttatggaaaatcctaaagaatttaattaaacctaaacctagttcctctcagtccataacttttaacggggtagaagaactatctgagcaaataatagctgaaaaattgaacagttatttcgttaacagtgtgcaactgatcaatcaaagtatcgagctggtcagtgaacctgtggaaataacacaaccgattaatattaactgtagatttgatggatttcaccgaatcacttttgaacaattgaaagatatttgtttttctttgggaaatcggctggtatcgataatgtcaacgcaaaagtgatacaggattgctttcatgtcatcggacacgatctgctggaccttgtaaatgctacaaactgggcacgtgccgacagtttggaaggaatcacttgtgattcctattcccaaagttactgggacggataaagccgaagagtaccgccccattaacatgttgcacacattagagaaaattttagaacttgttaagggccagctgatgagttatttgaataataataatttgctaattccggagcaatcgggataccgagagggacactcttgcgaaaccgctttgaatgtagtgttagcaaaatggaaagagaaaatcaaggttaaagagactatttttgctgtattttttggatctgaaacgcgtttttgagacaatttcgagacctttacttttgaaaactttagagcgatttggtatcggagggatagcacataagtggtttgaaaactatttatgtgatagaactcagaaaactagtttcaacgattttgtatctaatcctctcggcaatcctcttggagtgccgcaagatagcgtcttaggtcctattttatttattatgtatataaatgacatgaggcgttttacgattttgtgacttaaatttgtttgctgaagacactgttctgttcattgcagctaaggatatagatgaagccgtggcgcatttgaacaaagatttgcattcccttgctcgttggttaaaatttaaacaattaaagttaaatgttgctaaaactaaatatatgattatctcttcggctaatactaggtctgacgttaacgttgaaataaatggtgagactattgatcgcgttagtgaattaaaatatttaggaataatcattgatgacaagttaacctttaggtctcacatcgacaatatcatcaaaaagattgctaaaaaatATGGTATATTG is part of the Topomyia yanbarensis strain Yona2022 chromosome 1, ASM3024719v1, whole genome shotgun sequence genome and encodes:
- the LOC131696370 gene encoding coiled-coil-helix-coiled-coil-helix domain-containing protein 2-like — translated: MVQPASHSAVAAPMVASNQALGLIAQIAAIVGSVAIGSVGNTVGHTLIGLFSGSDSQEAASLGQAIPVSGEANTPAGPCLWEIKQLLSCTQRQAECDS